CTATTTCTTGCATGGATTGAGTGAAAATAGGCGAATCGTCGTCGATTTCCTTGAACATGAACGACATAATCGTATTCATGTCTATCTGGTCTTGTTGGTATCGTTGCTGTTGAAACTGTTGCCTCCGGAGCATGTGCGCGCTCGTTTTTTCCGTCGGGGTTTTGGAGGTGGCCGGTTTCCCCTTTTTCTTGAAATGTGTCCTCCAATAGTTCTTGATTTCATTGTCCGTTCTTCCTGGCAAACTTCTAGCTATTGTTGACCACCTATACATCTTCACAAATTAATCAAGTActcccccaaaaaaaaaaaaaaaacacacacacacacacacacgtacgTATCCAAATGAGTACCTGTTACCCCATCTTGCATGGAGCTCAAGAATTACAGTCTCCTCATGTGGGGTTATTTGTCCCCTCTTGAGGTCTGGCCTCAAATAATTCACCCATCTTAATCTACAACTTTTCCCATTTCTCTTCAATCCTGTCCGAACAAATTAGCTAGAATCATATTAGTGATCGAACAACATGAAAATAATCGTCATATAAATCGAATATATAACTTCGTAACGTTATATTATCTGTCGTAAAAACAGTTCCATACCTACAAGCGTCGCGACATTGTTCCATCTACCTTCACCATGCAGTTTCACATACTCCATGAGTAATCTATCTTCTTCAGTGGTCCAAGGCCCTTTCTTCCACCCTTCTCCAACAACTTCCCATCCCATGTTTTGTGCCATAAAATTAAATATCACTTCcgaattaatattatatatgatTATTATAAATTATAGAATGCAAAAGCTaagattttttttccttttcaaaaTTCTCAGACAGGATGAGATGCTTGTGTTTGCTGCATATTTATATTGCAAATTCTTGCATCTTGTACTTAGTAATTGATGTCATTATCATGTAACCAATATCTTCTAGTAGTAATATATTATAAACTAAAGAATTGTAGTTGTATGGTATCAATTTTAACACCGAAATCTCAGTGCATGATTTATACAACAATTATAAACTATTGAGTCCACAGTTTAATTAAAATTGGCACCCAAGCTTGATGTGCATATTGTACATATTTGTAGGGAGTAAATATCTCGCGGttaatgatctgaaatttggcaaaaacttatgtgagacgatctcaaggatcgtattttatgagacagatctcttatttgggtcatccatacaaaattattactttttattatgataagagtattaatttttcttgtaaatatcggtggggttgacccgtctcacagacaaagatttgtgagaccgtctcacaagaaacctactatTGAGCATTAGATAAATTGTGTgagattaaaatttgaaatttaggattatatataatgtattttaaaGGGTAAATTAAAACATAGATATTgcattttttttggaaaatttacGATGCTGGTTTTATGTTTCTTTGCGATTTTGATTCTATATGTTATCATTTTTAGTCTAAGTCATATATGTTCTAATTTTGTCACTTTAGTCATTTTTCATCGTGAAACGTTTACGTGATGCTATATACGTCAATGCTACATCAGATTCACGTTAGAAAAAAGAACTAAAATTCTCACACATAAAAACAAATATAGTGATTTAAAACTAATTTGATAACTATATATCAAAATCACGATAAGCAAATATATTAACAAAAAAtgcaaatttttctttttttttaaacatttgaAAACATATTATTACAATTATAAAACATTGCTCCATCAGTACCTGACTGAATAATCTCTATTTAGTTTACAAGAGCAATTTATACATTGACATGCAATAAAATGCATGCTAACTCTGGAGatttacaaaattaaataaaaaaaagatcAAAACTTTATCTAGAGATTTACTAATAAAATACAATTAAATCACTCAACTAGCACAAGTTCTCGAGTATATCTCTGAAAATAGAAACACGTTCTTGCTACAAAAGGGCCACGTACAACCTAAGATTTTAGAATATATCTAGACAATAGGAAACATAATTTCTCGAAGGACTGTCATAAAATTCGAATTAAAAATTAGGTGAGTGGCAATTTTTTACGCACGAAAATGTCTACGAACCCAATTGGTGAATAACAGGTGTTGGATTTGCTTATATCTTAAGGAGATATGTTCAAGTTAATTTATTAtagttttttgtttaaatattaGAATATCAATATAAACTTAATAGGTTATTAGGAGACAGGTGTGACACTACGATGGCTTTTAAGAAAGTGTGcactaaataattaataatcatAAGGTTATTTTTACCACAAGGTAATTACGTATTAAAGTTATGGTCACAAATTAAGACACATACTTGCTTTGGTGTAATAATTAATGTCATTTCAAAATTCTAAAATTTAGCATGAATAGGGTTTAGCAGTATTAAGGAGATTTGTAATTTTTATCTAGTGCATTTGTCATTGTTAACttgtaatttattatatattgtgaaaatttagtattttatcGAAAGTGTTTACGTGATAATGTATATCTCAGATTCAACTCGACGTCGCATTAGTATCATGCACGTCGACCAAAAATAAAGTTACAAAAATAGTTGATGAGAACTAGACTTTTAACAATTTAGATCAAAATCAAAATCGCAATGATAAAAATGTATATGACCATTGTTACAATTTATAACTTACCTCGGTATGAATCCATTGGTTTCAAAACCTCATTAGGTTTATGTTAATTTAACGTGATTGTGTGTGTTCAGTTTTAATATGTTATACACCTATTATATTTTCTCAGCATAT
This region of Primulina eburnea isolate SZY01 chromosome 14, ASM2296580v1, whole genome shotgun sequence genomic DNA includes:
- the LOC140812495 gene encoding myb-related protein MYBAS2-like, with amino-acid sequence MAQNMGWEVVGEGWKKGPWTTEEDRLLMEYVKLHGEGRWNNVATLVGLKRNGKSCRLRWVNYLRPDLKRGQITPHEETVILELHARWGNRWSTIARSLPGRTDNEIKNYWRTHFKKKGKPATSKTPTEKTSAHMLRRQQFQQQRYQQDQIDMNTIMSFMFKEIDDDSPIFTQSMQEIAYPNGGVVLEEQGLLHSMISGYGSMPEASNNQDITIWDDGLWNLDDRYLHFC